In bacterium, the DNA window ACTATAGTAGCTTTCATAAACTTTTCTTTTAAGCTGTCTGGTAAAATTCCAGAGATAAATGATTCCTTTCCCTTAAATTCCCTGATATAATTAGGGCTTTCTGATTGCCAAGGGAAAAACCTTTTTAGGGTTATACCAAATATCACTTCTAAATTTTGCTCTTCTTCACAAAACTTGACAAGAAAAAAATAAAAGCCTATCATTGCAATATGTATGCTAAGGTTGCCTTAAGGATTAAGAGCGAAAATCTCTATACATATAACATTCCAGAGGAATTAGAAACCTTTGCAGAGATGGGAAAGAGGGTTCTTGTTCCTTTAAGGAACAGGGAGGTGGTAGGATGGCTTATAGAAAAATGCGAAATAAAAGATTATGAAAAGGAAATAAAGGACATCATTGCAATCCTTGATGATGAGCCTTTAATTGATGCCCCCCTTATAGAGCTTTGCCGTTGGATATCATCATATTATCTTGCCTCTTTTGGCGATGCCCTATCTTTGCTTATTCCTAAGGGTAAAATAAAAAGGTATCCCTTGGAAGAAAAAGCCGAAGAAATTCTTTGTTTAAAACCAGCCTTTACCCCAAACAAGGAGCAGGGATATGCCATATCAGAGATATGCAGGTCAATTAAGGCAAGAAAATTTGCTACATTCCTTTTATATGGGGTAACCGGAAGTGGAAAGACAGAGGTCTATCTTCAGGTAATCCAGAAGGTAATTGAGAATAATGGCTCTGCTATTGTCCTTGTCCCAGAAATATCCCTTACCCCACAGATGATAAATAGATTTAAGGCAAGGTTTGGGAATAAATCTGCCATTCTTCATTCAAGGCTTACAGGAAAACAGAGGTTTATTGAATGGCAAAGGATAAGGATAAAAGAGGCATCTATTGTGGTTGGGGCAAGAAGCGCCCTATTTGCTCCCGCAAGGAATTTAAGGCTGATAATTGTTGATGAGGAGCAATCCACCTCGTATAAACAGGAAAGCAATCCGAGATACAATGCAAGGGATTTAGCGATTATGAGGGCAAAGATAGAAAATTGCGTGTGTATTTTAGGAAGTGCAACCCCTTCATTAGAATCATTCTATAATGCCCAAAGCAAGTATACCCTCCTTCATTTGCCAAACAGGATTGAAAAAAGGCCCCTTCCTCTGGTTGAGATTGTGGATATGCGAGGTGAAAAAAAGGAGACAATATTTAGCAGCCGTCTTAAGGATGCCATTTTTTATACCTTAAAAGAAAATGGCCAAATTATCCTCCTTCTTAATAGAAGGGGCTATTCAAATTTCCTTATGTGCTATGATTGTGGATTTATCCCAGGGTGTGTAAATTGTGATATTACCTTAACCTTTCATTCACAGGACAAAAGCCTTAAATGTCATTATTGTGGATACAGAAGACGAGCATTTGATATTTGTCCAAAATGTAAGGGTAGTAGGCTTAAGTTTTCTGGTTTTGGAACACAGAGGATAGAGAATGAGATAAAAAGCCTTTTCCCTTCAGCCAGGATTTTAAGGATGGATATAGATACAACAAAGAAAAGGGGCTCCCATAATGAAATCCTTTCAAGGTTTGAAAGGAATGAAGCGGATATTTTGGTAGGAACCCAGATGATCTCAAAAGGGCTTGATTTTCCCAATGTCCTTTTGGTTGGTGTTATATCTTCTGATGTAAGCCTTTCCCTTCCTGATTTTAGGGCAGGGGAGAAAACCTTTTCTTTACTTACCCAGGTTGCCGGAAGGTCAGGAAGGGGAACAAAGGAGGGAAGGGTGATTATCCAGACATACAACCCAGGTCATTATGCCATTCAAACCGCTGTGCATCAGAATTATTCCCTATTCTTTCAAGAGGAGATAAAATACAGAAAGGAGCTTTTTTATCCGCCGTTTTCAAGGCTTCTTTCCCTTGTCTTGCTCTCTGATGATGAAAAGGATGCATTAGATGCGGCAAATTCCCTTTTTAATTGCCTTAAATCAAACAATAATGATGGTGTAATTATTTTAGGACCTGCTCCATATTTTATCCCAAAGATAAAAAGGCAATATCGCTTTCAAATTCTCCTTAAAGCAAGGGATTATAAAAAGATGCAAAACCTCCTTTCAAAAGCCCTTTCAAGCTTTAAGCTTCCCTCTGGGGTTGACCTTATTAAGGATATGGATCCTGTGGGCATAGTTTAATCTCAACTTTAAGGATAAACACACAACGCTTTAAGCCCCTTTTTCCTTCTGACATTTGATGCAGAGCCTTGTAAATGGGATAATCTCAAGCCTTTCTATTGCTATCCCTTTTTTGCAACCTTCACAGATACCATAGGTTCCATCCTCTATCCTTAACATAGCACTATCTATTTCCTGAATGGTGTTTGAGATATTCTCAATAATGGAAATTTCCTTTTCCTGTTCATATACATCCCCTGATATATCAGCAATGTGGATGGGGTATGCGGAAAGATTACTTGTTTTCTCTCGCACCTGTTTATGGAGATACTCGGCTTCAAGGATTTCTTTTTCTTTAAGGTGCTCCTTTCTAATGGCTAATAGCCTTTGTTTAAATCTCTCAATATCACCCTTTTTCATTTTGGTCTATAAATTATAATTTTAAATTGTAAAAAAGTAAATTTTTACCTTATTTTTAAAAATTGGATATGTTTAAGCTCCTCTATATTAGCTTGATGAACGCAATAAACTCTACAATGCTTATTTCCTTCTTTTCTTAAGCTCAGAGAGGACATCGTTTGGATTTATTTCATGAAAACCAAGGAGGACAAAAAGATGATACAAGAGGTCAGCGGTTTCGTAAATTATTCCATCTTTATTATCCTTTTCTCCTTCTAATATTACCTCTTCTAGCTCCTCCCTTAACTTCTCGTATATCTT includes these proteins:
- the priA gene encoding primosomal protein N', yielding MYAKVALRIKSENLYTYNIPEELETFAEMGKRVLVPLRNREVVGWLIEKCEIKDYEKEIKDIIAILDDEPLIDAPLIELCRWISSYYLASFGDALSLLIPKGKIKRYPLEEKAEEILCLKPAFTPNKEQGYAISEICRSIKARKFATFLLYGVTGSGKTEVYLQVIQKVIENNGSAIVLVPEISLTPQMINRFKARFGNKSAILHSRLTGKQRFIEWQRIRIKEASIVVGARSALFAPARNLRLIIVDEEQSTSYKQESNPRYNARDLAIMRAKIENCVCILGSATPSLESFYNAQSKYTLLHLPNRIEKRPLPLVEIVDMRGEKKETIFSSRLKDAIFYTLKENGQIILLLNRRGYSNFLMCYDCGFIPGCVNCDITLTFHSQDKSLKCHYCGYRRRAFDICPKCKGSRLKFSGFGTQRIENEIKSLFPSARILRMDIDTTKKRGSHNEILSRFERNEADILVGTQMISKGLDFPNVLLVGVISSDVSLSLPDFRAGEKTFSLLTQVAGRSGRGTKEGRVIIQTYNPGHYAIQTAVHQNYSLFFQEEIKYRKELFYPPFSRLLSLVLLSDDEKDALDAANSLFNCLKSNNNDGVIILGPAPYFIPKIKRQYRFQILLKARDYKKMQNLLSKALSSFKLPSGVDLIKDMDPVGIV
- a CDS encoding TraR/DksA C4-type zinc finger protein, producing MKKGDIERFKQRLLAIRKEHLKEKEILEAEYLHKQVREKTSNLSAYPIHIADISGDVYEQEKEISIIENISNTIQEIDSAMLRIEDGTYGICEGCKKGIAIERLEIIPFTRLCIKCQKEKGA